From Passer domesticus isolate bPasDom1 chromosome 20, bPasDom1.hap1, whole genome shotgun sequence, one genomic window encodes:
- the ZNF207 gene encoding BUB3-interacting and GLEBS motif-containing protein ZNF207 isoform X2, with translation MGRKKKKQLKPWCWYCNRDFDDEKILIQHQKAKHFKCHICHKKLYTGPGLAIHCMQVHKETIDAVPNAIPGRTDIELEIYGMEGIPEKDMEERRRLLEQKTQESQKKKQQDDSDEYEDDESAASTSFQPQQVQPQQGYIPPMAQPGLPPVPGAPGMPPGIPPLMAGVPPMMPGMPPVMPGMPPGLHQQRKYMQSFCGGNMMMPMGGMMPPGPGIPPLMPGMPPGMPPPVGPRPGMPPMTQAQPVTAPGMLNRPPAPAATAPTPQPPVTKPLFPSAGQMGTPVTSSSAASSNSESLSASSNALFPSTAQAAAAVPGPVGTDFKPLNSTPATTTEPPKPTFPAYTQSTASTTSTTNSTAAKPATSITSKPATLTTTSATSKLIHPDEDISLEERRAQLPKYQRNLPRPGQAALGNPPVGPIGGMMPPQPGIPPQQQGMRPPMPPHGQYGAHHQGMPGYLPGAMPPYGQGPPMVPPYQSGPPRPPMGMRPPVMSQGGRY, from the exons ATGGGCCGTAAGAAGAAGAAGCAGCTGAAGCCTTGGTGCTG GTACTGTAATAGGGATTTTGATGATGAGAAAATCCTTATACAGCATCAAAAAGCAAAGCACTTTAAATGCCATATATGTCACAAGAAGCTGTACACAGGACCTGGTTTAGCTATACACTGCATGCAG gTACATAAAGAAACAATAGATGCTGTTCCAAATGCTATTCCCGGAAGAACAGACATTGAACTGGAAATCTATGGAATGGAAGGCATTCCAGAAAAAGACATGGAGGAACGGAGGAGGTTACTTGAACAAAAAACTCAGG AGagccagaaaaagaaacaacaggATGATTCTGATGAGTATGAAGATGATGAATCTGCAGCTTCAACTTCATTTCAACCCCAGCAAGTTCAGCCCCAGCAGGGGTACATTCCCCCAATGGCACAGCCAGGTTTGCCTCCTGTGCCAGGTGCACCAGGGATGCCTCCAG gtaTACCCCCATTAATGGCAGGTGTTCCACCTATGATGCCTGGAATGCCTCCAGTTATGCCTGGAATGCCACCTGG ATTACATCAACAGAGAAAATACATGCAGTCATTTTGTGGTGGAAACAT GATGATGCCTATGGGTGGAATGATGCCTCCTGGGCCAGGAATCCCACCTCTTATGCCTGGTATGCCACCAG GGATGCCCCCTCCTGTTGGGCCGCGGCCTGGCATGCCTCCAATGACACAAGCACAGCCTGTTACAGCCCCGGGCATGCTGAACCggcccccagctcctgctgcaacAGCACCGACCCCACAACCTCCAGTTACTAAACCACTCTTCCCAAGCGCGGGGCAG ATGGGGACACCTGTCACAAGCTCAAGTGCAGCTTCCTccaattcagaaagtctctcagCATCTTCTAACGCTCTGTTTCCTAGCACAGCACAA gctgcagcagctgtgccagggccagtTGGTACTGATTTCAAACCTTTGAATTCTACACCCGCGACAACAACGGAGCCCCCCAAACCAACATTCCCGGCTTACACGCAGTCCACAGCCTCAACCACTAGCACGACAAACAGCACTGCAGCTAAACCAGCTACGTCCATCACAAGTAAGCCTGCTACCCTCACAACAACCAGTGCAACCAGTAAGTTGATCCATCCAGATGAGGATATATCACTG GAAGAGAGAAGGGCACAGCTGCCTAAATACCAGCGCAATCTTCCTcggccaggccaggctgccctgggtaATCCACCGGTTGGACCAATTGGAGGTATGATGCCaccacagccaggaattcctccACAGCAACAAGGAATGAGACCTCCTATGCCACCTCATG GTCAGTATGGTGCACATCACCAGGGCATGCCAGGATACCTTCCTGGAGCCATGCCTCCATACGGTCAGGGACCTCCGATGGTGCCCCCGTACCAGAGTGGACCTCCTCGCCCTCCGATGGGAATGAGACCGCCTGTAATGTCGCAAGGTGGCCGCTACTGA
- the ZNF207 gene encoding BUB3-interacting and GLEBS motif-containing protein ZNF207 isoform X1 has product MGRKKKKQLKPWCWYCNRDFDDEKILIQHQKAKHFKCHICHKKLYTGPGLAIHCMQVHKETIDAVPNAIPGRTDIELEIYGMEGIPEKDMEERRRLLEQKTQESQKKKQQDDSDEYEDDESAASTSFQPQQVQPQQGYIPPMAQPGLPPVPGAPGMPPGIPPLMAGVPPMMPGMPPVMPGMPPGLHQQRKYMQSFCGGNMMMPMGGMMPPGPGIPPLMPGMPPGRSGLSNSYYGMPPPVGPRPGMPPMTQAQPVTAPGMLNRPPAPAATAPTPQPPVTKPLFPSAGQMGTPVTSSSAASSNSESLSASSNALFPSTAQAAAAVPGPVGTDFKPLNSTPATTTEPPKPTFPAYTQSTASTTSTTNSTAAKPATSITSKPATLTTTSATSKLIHPDEDISLEERRAQLPKYQRNLPRPGQAALGNPPVGPIGGMMPPQPGIPPQQQGMRPPMPPHGQYGAHHQGMPGYLPGAMPPYGQGPPMVPPYQSGPPRPPMGMRPPVMSQGGRY; this is encoded by the exons ATGGGCCGTAAGAAGAAGAAGCAGCTGAAGCCTTGGTGCTG GTACTGTAATAGGGATTTTGATGATGAGAAAATCCTTATACAGCATCAAAAAGCAAAGCACTTTAAATGCCATATATGTCACAAGAAGCTGTACACAGGACCTGGTTTAGCTATACACTGCATGCAG gTACATAAAGAAACAATAGATGCTGTTCCAAATGCTATTCCCGGAAGAACAGACATTGAACTGGAAATCTATGGAATGGAAGGCATTCCAGAAAAAGACATGGAGGAACGGAGGAGGTTACTTGAACAAAAAACTCAGG AGagccagaaaaagaaacaacaggATGATTCTGATGAGTATGAAGATGATGAATCTGCAGCTTCAACTTCATTTCAACCCCAGCAAGTTCAGCCCCAGCAGGGGTACATTCCCCCAATGGCACAGCCAGGTTTGCCTCCTGTGCCAGGTGCACCAGGGATGCCTCCAG gtaTACCCCCATTAATGGCAGGTGTTCCACCTATGATGCCTGGAATGCCTCCAGTTATGCCTGGAATGCCACCTGG ATTACATCAACAGAGAAAATACATGCAGTCATTTTGTGGTGGAAACAT GATGATGCCTATGGGTGGAATGATGCCTCCTGGGCCAGGAATCCCACCTCTTATGCCTGGTATGCCACCAGGTAGGTCAGGGTTGTCGAACTCGTACTATG GGATGCCCCCTCCTGTTGGGCCGCGGCCTGGCATGCCTCCAATGACACAAGCACAGCCTGTTACAGCCCCGGGCATGCTGAACCggcccccagctcctgctgcaacAGCACCGACCCCACAACCTCCAGTTACTAAACCACTCTTCCCAAGCGCGGGGCAG ATGGGGACACCTGTCACAAGCTCAAGTGCAGCTTCCTccaattcagaaagtctctcagCATCTTCTAACGCTCTGTTTCCTAGCACAGCACAA gctgcagcagctgtgccagggccagtTGGTACTGATTTCAAACCTTTGAATTCTACACCCGCGACAACAACGGAGCCCCCCAAACCAACATTCCCGGCTTACACGCAGTCCACAGCCTCAACCACTAGCACGACAAACAGCACTGCAGCTAAACCAGCTACGTCCATCACAAGTAAGCCTGCTACCCTCACAACAACCAGTGCAACCAGTAAGTTGATCCATCCAGATGAGGATATATCACTG GAAGAGAGAAGGGCACAGCTGCCTAAATACCAGCGCAATCTTCCTcggccaggccaggctgccctgggtaATCCACCGGTTGGACCAATTGGAGGTATGATGCCaccacagccaggaattcctccACAGCAACAAGGAATGAGACCTCCTATGCCACCTCATG GTCAGTATGGTGCACATCACCAGGGCATGCCAGGATACCTTCCTGGAGCCATGCCTCCATACGGTCAGGGACCTCCGATGGTGCCCCCGTACCAGAGTGGACCTCCTCGCCCTCCGATGGGAATGAGACCGCCTGTAATGTCGCAAGGTGGCCGCTACTGA
- the ZNF207 gene encoding BUB3-interacting and GLEBS motif-containing protein ZNF207 isoform X4 has protein sequence MGRKKKKQLKPWCWYCNRDFDDEKILIQHQKAKHFKCHICHKKLYTGPGLAIHCMQVHKETIDAVPNAIPGRTDIELEIYGMEGIPEKDMEERRRLLEQKTQESQKKKQQDDSDEYEDDESAASTSFQPQQVQPQQGYIPPMAQPGLPPVPGAPGMPPGIPPLMAGVPPMMPGMPPVMPGMPPGMMPMGGMMPPGPGIPPLMPGMPPGMPPPVGPRPGMPPMTQAQPVTAPGMLNRPPAPAATAPTPQPPVTKPLFPSAGQMGTPVTSSSAASSNSESLSASSNALFPSTAQAAAAVPGPVGTDFKPLNSTPATTTEPPKPTFPAYTQSTASTTSTTNSTAAKPATSITSKPATLTTTSATSKLIHPDEDISLEERRAQLPKYQRNLPRPGQAALGNPPVGPIGGMMPPQPGIPPQQQGMRPPMPPHGQYGAHHQGMPGYLPGAMPPYGQGPPMVPPYQSGPPRPPMGMRPPVMSQGGRY, from the exons ATGGGCCGTAAGAAGAAGAAGCAGCTGAAGCCTTGGTGCTG GTACTGTAATAGGGATTTTGATGATGAGAAAATCCTTATACAGCATCAAAAAGCAAAGCACTTTAAATGCCATATATGTCACAAGAAGCTGTACACAGGACCTGGTTTAGCTATACACTGCATGCAG gTACATAAAGAAACAATAGATGCTGTTCCAAATGCTATTCCCGGAAGAACAGACATTGAACTGGAAATCTATGGAATGGAAGGCATTCCAGAAAAAGACATGGAGGAACGGAGGAGGTTACTTGAACAAAAAACTCAGG AGagccagaaaaagaaacaacaggATGATTCTGATGAGTATGAAGATGATGAATCTGCAGCTTCAACTTCATTTCAACCCCAGCAAGTTCAGCCCCAGCAGGGGTACATTCCCCCAATGGCACAGCCAGGTTTGCCTCCTGTGCCAGGTGCACCAGGGATGCCTCCAG gtaTACCCCCATTAATGGCAGGTGTTCCACCTATGATGCCTGGAATGCCTCCAGTTATGCCTGGAATGCCACCTGG GATGATGCCTATGGGTGGAATGATGCCTCCTGGGCCAGGAATCCCACCTCTTATGCCTGGTATGCCACCAG GGATGCCCCCTCCTGTTGGGCCGCGGCCTGGCATGCCTCCAATGACACAAGCACAGCCTGTTACAGCCCCGGGCATGCTGAACCggcccccagctcctgctgcaacAGCACCGACCCCACAACCTCCAGTTACTAAACCACTCTTCCCAAGCGCGGGGCAG ATGGGGACACCTGTCACAAGCTCAAGTGCAGCTTCCTccaattcagaaagtctctcagCATCTTCTAACGCTCTGTTTCCTAGCACAGCACAA gctgcagcagctgtgccagggccagtTGGTACTGATTTCAAACCTTTGAATTCTACACCCGCGACAACAACGGAGCCCCCCAAACCAACATTCCCGGCTTACACGCAGTCCACAGCCTCAACCACTAGCACGACAAACAGCACTGCAGCTAAACCAGCTACGTCCATCACAAGTAAGCCTGCTACCCTCACAACAACCAGTGCAACCAGTAAGTTGATCCATCCAGATGAGGATATATCACTG GAAGAGAGAAGGGCACAGCTGCCTAAATACCAGCGCAATCTTCCTcggccaggccaggctgccctgggtaATCCACCGGTTGGACCAATTGGAGGTATGATGCCaccacagccaggaattcctccACAGCAACAAGGAATGAGACCTCCTATGCCACCTCATG GTCAGTATGGTGCACATCACCAGGGCATGCCAGGATACCTTCCTGGAGCCATGCCTCCATACGGTCAGGGACCTCCGATGGTGCCCCCGTACCAGAGTGGACCTCCTCGCCCTCCGATGGGAATGAGACCGCCTGTAATGTCGCAAGGTGGCCGCTACTGA
- the ZNF207 gene encoding BUB3-interacting and GLEBS motif-containing protein ZNF207 isoform X5, with protein sequence MGRKKKKQLKPWCWYCNRDFDDEKILIQHQKAKHFKCHICHKKLYTGPGLAIHCMQVHKETIDAVPNAIPGRTDIELEIYGMEGIPEKDMEERRRLLEQKTQESQKKKQQDDSDEYEDDESAASTSFQPQQVQPQQGYIPPMAQPGLPPVPGAPGMPPGIPPLMAGVPPMMPGMPPVMPGMPPGLHQQRKYMQSFCGGNMMMPMGGMMPPGPGIPPLMPGMPPGRSGLSNSYYGMPPPVGPRPGMPPMTQAQPVTAPGMLNRPPAPAATAPTPQPPVTKPLFPSAGQAAAAVPGPVGTDFKPLNSTPATTTEPPKPTFPAYTQSTASTTSTTNSTAAKPATSITSKPATLTTTSATSKLIHPDEDISLEERRAQLPKYQRNLPRPGQAALGNPPVGPIGGMMPPQPGIPPQQQGMRPPMPPHGQYGAHHQGMPGYLPGAMPPYGQGPPMVPPYQSGPPRPPMGMRPPVMSQGGRY encoded by the exons ATGGGCCGTAAGAAGAAGAAGCAGCTGAAGCCTTGGTGCTG GTACTGTAATAGGGATTTTGATGATGAGAAAATCCTTATACAGCATCAAAAAGCAAAGCACTTTAAATGCCATATATGTCACAAGAAGCTGTACACAGGACCTGGTTTAGCTATACACTGCATGCAG gTACATAAAGAAACAATAGATGCTGTTCCAAATGCTATTCCCGGAAGAACAGACATTGAACTGGAAATCTATGGAATGGAAGGCATTCCAGAAAAAGACATGGAGGAACGGAGGAGGTTACTTGAACAAAAAACTCAGG AGagccagaaaaagaaacaacaggATGATTCTGATGAGTATGAAGATGATGAATCTGCAGCTTCAACTTCATTTCAACCCCAGCAAGTTCAGCCCCAGCAGGGGTACATTCCCCCAATGGCACAGCCAGGTTTGCCTCCTGTGCCAGGTGCACCAGGGATGCCTCCAG gtaTACCCCCATTAATGGCAGGTGTTCCACCTATGATGCCTGGAATGCCTCCAGTTATGCCTGGAATGCCACCTGG ATTACATCAACAGAGAAAATACATGCAGTCATTTTGTGGTGGAAACAT GATGATGCCTATGGGTGGAATGATGCCTCCTGGGCCAGGAATCCCACCTCTTATGCCTGGTATGCCACCAGGTAGGTCAGGGTTGTCGAACTCGTACTATG GGATGCCCCCTCCTGTTGGGCCGCGGCCTGGCATGCCTCCAATGACACAAGCACAGCCTGTTACAGCCCCGGGCATGCTGAACCggcccccagctcctgctgcaacAGCACCGACCCCACAACCTCCAGTTACTAAACCACTCTTCCCAAGCGCGGGGCAG gctgcagcagctgtgccagggccagtTGGTACTGATTTCAAACCTTTGAATTCTACACCCGCGACAACAACGGAGCCCCCCAAACCAACATTCCCGGCTTACACGCAGTCCACAGCCTCAACCACTAGCACGACAAACAGCACTGCAGCTAAACCAGCTACGTCCATCACAAGTAAGCCTGCTACCCTCACAACAACCAGTGCAACCAGTAAGTTGATCCATCCAGATGAGGATATATCACTG GAAGAGAGAAGGGCACAGCTGCCTAAATACCAGCGCAATCTTCCTcggccaggccaggctgccctgggtaATCCACCGGTTGGACCAATTGGAGGTATGATGCCaccacagccaggaattcctccACAGCAACAAGGAATGAGACCTCCTATGCCACCTCATG GTCAGTATGGTGCACATCACCAGGGCATGCCAGGATACCTTCCTGGAGCCATGCCTCCATACGGTCAGGGACCTCCGATGGTGCCCCCGTACCAGAGTGGACCTCCTCGCCCTCCGATGGGAATGAGACCGCCTGTAATGTCGCAAGGTGGCCGCTACTGA
- the ZNF207 gene encoding BUB3-interacting and GLEBS motif-containing protein ZNF207 isoform X8 → MGRKKKKQLKPWCWYCNRDFDDEKILIQHQKAKHFKCHICHKKLYTGPGLAIHCMQVHKETIDAVPNAIPGRTDIELEIYGMEGIPEKDMEERRRLLEQKTQESQKKKQQDDSDEYEDDESAASTSFQPQQVQPQQGYIPPMAQPGLPPVPGAPGMPPGIPPLMAGVPPMMPGMPPVMPGMPPGMMPMGGMMPPGPGIPPLMPGMPPGMPPPVGPRPGMPPMTQAQPVTAPGMLNRPPAPAATAPTPQPPVTKPLFPSAGQAAAAVPGPVGTDFKPLNSTPATTTEPPKPTFPAYTQSTASTTSTTNSTAAKPATSITSKPATLTTTSATSKLIHPDEDISLEERRAQLPKYQRNLPRPGQAALGNPPVGPIGGMMPPQPGIPPQQQGMRPPMPPHGQYGAHHQGMPGYLPGAMPPYGQGPPMVPPYQSGPPRPPMGMRPPVMSQGGRY, encoded by the exons ATGGGCCGTAAGAAGAAGAAGCAGCTGAAGCCTTGGTGCTG GTACTGTAATAGGGATTTTGATGATGAGAAAATCCTTATACAGCATCAAAAAGCAAAGCACTTTAAATGCCATATATGTCACAAGAAGCTGTACACAGGACCTGGTTTAGCTATACACTGCATGCAG gTACATAAAGAAACAATAGATGCTGTTCCAAATGCTATTCCCGGAAGAACAGACATTGAACTGGAAATCTATGGAATGGAAGGCATTCCAGAAAAAGACATGGAGGAACGGAGGAGGTTACTTGAACAAAAAACTCAGG AGagccagaaaaagaaacaacaggATGATTCTGATGAGTATGAAGATGATGAATCTGCAGCTTCAACTTCATTTCAACCCCAGCAAGTTCAGCCCCAGCAGGGGTACATTCCCCCAATGGCACAGCCAGGTTTGCCTCCTGTGCCAGGTGCACCAGGGATGCCTCCAG gtaTACCCCCATTAATGGCAGGTGTTCCACCTATGATGCCTGGAATGCCTCCAGTTATGCCTGGAATGCCACCTGG GATGATGCCTATGGGTGGAATGATGCCTCCTGGGCCAGGAATCCCACCTCTTATGCCTGGTATGCCACCAG GGATGCCCCCTCCTGTTGGGCCGCGGCCTGGCATGCCTCCAATGACACAAGCACAGCCTGTTACAGCCCCGGGCATGCTGAACCggcccccagctcctgctgcaacAGCACCGACCCCACAACCTCCAGTTACTAAACCACTCTTCCCAAGCGCGGGGCAG gctgcagcagctgtgccagggccagtTGGTACTGATTTCAAACCTTTGAATTCTACACCCGCGACAACAACGGAGCCCCCCAAACCAACATTCCCGGCTTACACGCAGTCCACAGCCTCAACCACTAGCACGACAAACAGCACTGCAGCTAAACCAGCTACGTCCATCACAAGTAAGCCTGCTACCCTCACAACAACCAGTGCAACCAGTAAGTTGATCCATCCAGATGAGGATATATCACTG GAAGAGAGAAGGGCACAGCTGCCTAAATACCAGCGCAATCTTCCTcggccaggccaggctgccctgggtaATCCACCGGTTGGACCAATTGGAGGTATGATGCCaccacagccaggaattcctccACAGCAACAAGGAATGAGACCTCCTATGCCACCTCATG GTCAGTATGGTGCACATCACCAGGGCATGCCAGGATACCTTCCTGGAGCCATGCCTCCATACGGTCAGGGACCTCCGATGGTGCCCCCGTACCAGAGTGGACCTCCTCGCCCTCCGATGGGAATGAGACCGCCTGTAATGTCGCAAGGTGGCCGCTACTGA
- the ZNF207 gene encoding BUB3-interacting and GLEBS motif-containing protein ZNF207 isoform X7 has protein sequence MGRKKKKQLKPWCWYCNRDFDDEKILIQHQKAKHFKCHICHKKLYTGPGLAIHCMQVHKETIDAVPNAIPGRTDIELEIYGMEGIPEKDMEERRRLLEQKTQESQKKKQQDDSDEYEDDESAASTSFQPQQVQPQQGYIPPMAQPGLPPVPGAPGMPPGIPPLMAGVPPMMPGMPPVMPGMPPGMMPMGGMMPPGPGIPPLMPGMPPGRSGLSNSYYGMPPPVGPRPGMPPMTQAQPVTAPGMLNRPPAPAATAPTPQPPVTKPLFPSAGQAAAAVPGPVGTDFKPLNSTPATTTEPPKPTFPAYTQSTASTTSTTNSTAAKPATSITSKPATLTTTSATSKLIHPDEDISLEERRAQLPKYQRNLPRPGQAALGNPPVGPIGGMMPPQPGIPPQQQGMRPPMPPHGQYGAHHQGMPGYLPGAMPPYGQGPPMVPPYQSGPPRPPMGMRPPVMSQGGRY, from the exons ATGGGCCGTAAGAAGAAGAAGCAGCTGAAGCCTTGGTGCTG GTACTGTAATAGGGATTTTGATGATGAGAAAATCCTTATACAGCATCAAAAAGCAAAGCACTTTAAATGCCATATATGTCACAAGAAGCTGTACACAGGACCTGGTTTAGCTATACACTGCATGCAG gTACATAAAGAAACAATAGATGCTGTTCCAAATGCTATTCCCGGAAGAACAGACATTGAACTGGAAATCTATGGAATGGAAGGCATTCCAGAAAAAGACATGGAGGAACGGAGGAGGTTACTTGAACAAAAAACTCAGG AGagccagaaaaagaaacaacaggATGATTCTGATGAGTATGAAGATGATGAATCTGCAGCTTCAACTTCATTTCAACCCCAGCAAGTTCAGCCCCAGCAGGGGTACATTCCCCCAATGGCACAGCCAGGTTTGCCTCCTGTGCCAGGTGCACCAGGGATGCCTCCAG gtaTACCCCCATTAATGGCAGGTGTTCCACCTATGATGCCTGGAATGCCTCCAGTTATGCCTGGAATGCCACCTGG GATGATGCCTATGGGTGGAATGATGCCTCCTGGGCCAGGAATCCCACCTCTTATGCCTGGTATGCCACCAGGTAGGTCAGGGTTGTCGAACTCGTACTATG GGATGCCCCCTCCTGTTGGGCCGCGGCCTGGCATGCCTCCAATGACACAAGCACAGCCTGTTACAGCCCCGGGCATGCTGAACCggcccccagctcctgctgcaacAGCACCGACCCCACAACCTCCAGTTACTAAACCACTCTTCCCAAGCGCGGGGCAG gctgcagcagctgtgccagggccagtTGGTACTGATTTCAAACCTTTGAATTCTACACCCGCGACAACAACGGAGCCCCCCAAACCAACATTCCCGGCTTACACGCAGTCCACAGCCTCAACCACTAGCACGACAAACAGCACTGCAGCTAAACCAGCTACGTCCATCACAAGTAAGCCTGCTACCCTCACAACAACCAGTGCAACCAGTAAGTTGATCCATCCAGATGAGGATATATCACTG GAAGAGAGAAGGGCACAGCTGCCTAAATACCAGCGCAATCTTCCTcggccaggccaggctgccctgggtaATCCACCGGTTGGACCAATTGGAGGTATGATGCCaccacagccaggaattcctccACAGCAACAAGGAATGAGACCTCCTATGCCACCTCATG GTCAGTATGGTGCACATCACCAGGGCATGCCAGGATACCTTCCTGGAGCCATGCCTCCATACGGTCAGGGACCTCCGATGGTGCCCCCGTACCAGAGTGGACCTCCTCGCCCTCCGATGGGAATGAGACCGCCTGTAATGTCGCAAGGTGGCCGCTACTGA
- the ZNF207 gene encoding BUB3-interacting and GLEBS motif-containing protein ZNF207 isoform X3 yields MGRKKKKQLKPWCWYCNRDFDDEKILIQHQKAKHFKCHICHKKLYTGPGLAIHCMQVHKETIDAVPNAIPGRTDIELEIYGMEGIPEKDMEERRRLLEQKTQESQKKKQQDDSDEYEDDESAASTSFQPQQVQPQQGYIPPMAQPGLPPVPGAPGMPPGIPPLMAGVPPMMPGMPPVMPGMPPGMMPMGGMMPPGPGIPPLMPGMPPGRSGLSNSYYGMPPPVGPRPGMPPMTQAQPVTAPGMLNRPPAPAATAPTPQPPVTKPLFPSAGQMGTPVTSSSAASSNSESLSASSNALFPSTAQAAAAVPGPVGTDFKPLNSTPATTTEPPKPTFPAYTQSTASTTSTTNSTAAKPATSITSKPATLTTTSATSKLIHPDEDISLEERRAQLPKYQRNLPRPGQAALGNPPVGPIGGMMPPQPGIPPQQQGMRPPMPPHGQYGAHHQGMPGYLPGAMPPYGQGPPMVPPYQSGPPRPPMGMRPPVMSQGGRY; encoded by the exons ATGGGCCGTAAGAAGAAGAAGCAGCTGAAGCCTTGGTGCTG GTACTGTAATAGGGATTTTGATGATGAGAAAATCCTTATACAGCATCAAAAAGCAAAGCACTTTAAATGCCATATATGTCACAAGAAGCTGTACACAGGACCTGGTTTAGCTATACACTGCATGCAG gTACATAAAGAAACAATAGATGCTGTTCCAAATGCTATTCCCGGAAGAACAGACATTGAACTGGAAATCTATGGAATGGAAGGCATTCCAGAAAAAGACATGGAGGAACGGAGGAGGTTACTTGAACAAAAAACTCAGG AGagccagaaaaagaaacaacaggATGATTCTGATGAGTATGAAGATGATGAATCTGCAGCTTCAACTTCATTTCAACCCCAGCAAGTTCAGCCCCAGCAGGGGTACATTCCCCCAATGGCACAGCCAGGTTTGCCTCCTGTGCCAGGTGCACCAGGGATGCCTCCAG gtaTACCCCCATTAATGGCAGGTGTTCCACCTATGATGCCTGGAATGCCTCCAGTTATGCCTGGAATGCCACCTGG GATGATGCCTATGGGTGGAATGATGCCTCCTGGGCCAGGAATCCCACCTCTTATGCCTGGTATGCCACCAGGTAGGTCAGGGTTGTCGAACTCGTACTATG GGATGCCCCCTCCTGTTGGGCCGCGGCCTGGCATGCCTCCAATGACACAAGCACAGCCTGTTACAGCCCCGGGCATGCTGAACCggcccccagctcctgctgcaacAGCACCGACCCCACAACCTCCAGTTACTAAACCACTCTTCCCAAGCGCGGGGCAG ATGGGGACACCTGTCACAAGCTCAAGTGCAGCTTCCTccaattcagaaagtctctcagCATCTTCTAACGCTCTGTTTCCTAGCACAGCACAA gctgcagcagctgtgccagggccagtTGGTACTGATTTCAAACCTTTGAATTCTACACCCGCGACAACAACGGAGCCCCCCAAACCAACATTCCCGGCTTACACGCAGTCCACAGCCTCAACCACTAGCACGACAAACAGCACTGCAGCTAAACCAGCTACGTCCATCACAAGTAAGCCTGCTACCCTCACAACAACCAGTGCAACCAGTAAGTTGATCCATCCAGATGAGGATATATCACTG GAAGAGAGAAGGGCACAGCTGCCTAAATACCAGCGCAATCTTCCTcggccaggccaggctgccctgggtaATCCACCGGTTGGACCAATTGGAGGTATGATGCCaccacagccaggaattcctccACAGCAACAAGGAATGAGACCTCCTATGCCACCTCATG GTCAGTATGGTGCACATCACCAGGGCATGCCAGGATACCTTCCTGGAGCCATGCCTCCATACGGTCAGGGACCTCCGATGGTGCCCCCGTACCAGAGTGGACCTCCTCGCCCTCCGATGGGAATGAGACCGCCTGTAATGTCGCAAGGTGGCCGCTACTGA